One genomic window of Bacteroidota bacterium includes the following:
- a CDS encoding cytochrome c oxidase subunit 3 family protein — MSETETHLEEHRDDEASKLGMWLFIFTELLLFGGLFLVYSIYRAQYPANFHEASLELSVTIGAINTIVLLFSSMTIAMALTAMQKGNKKLTLRLIAVTLLMAVVFLVNKYFEWGAKFEHGLYPGSDLMPLLERGHLLYFSLYFFMTGLHALHIIIGMILLLVVYFKVKNGSIHIERFVLLENGALYWHLVDLIWIFLFPLLYLIT, encoded by the coding sequence ATGAGTGAAACTGAAACCCACCTCGAAGAGCACCGCGACGACGAAGCATCGAAGTTAGGAATGTGGCTCTTCATATTTACAGAACTGCTGTTATTTGGCGGATTGTTTCTGGTTTATTCGATTTACAGAGCGCAATATCCGGCTAATTTTCATGAGGCCAGTCTGGAACTGAGTGTTACCATTGGTGCTATCAATACCATCGTATTACTGTTTAGCAGCATGACGATTGCCATGGCACTCACAGCCATGCAAAAAGGGAACAAAAAACTCACACTGCGGTTAATTGCCGTTACCTTGCTGATGGCCGTTGTGTTTCTGGTAAATAAGTATTTTGAATGGGGCGCGAAATTCGAACACGGTCTTTATCCCGGCTCCGACCTGATGCCTTTGCTTGAACGCGGACACCTGCTGTATTTTAGCTTGTACTTCTTTATGACCGGGCTGCATGCACTCCACATTATTATTGGTATGATTCTGCTGTTGGTGGTATACTTTAAAGTAAAGAACGGAAGCATCCATATTGAAAGGTTTGTGCTGTTGGAAAATGGAGCGCTTTATTGGCATCTTGTTGACCTTATCTGGATATTCCTGTTCCCATTATTGTACCTTATTACCTAA
- a CDS encoding cytochrome C oxidase subunit IV family protein, giving the protein MSDKTTHITEYKVLVRVLLALMFFTFLTISITSFHLAAFTVTVALLIAGVKGFLVLSYFMHLKYESMLLRILVGMIFVLFTLIVLITFIDYSYR; this is encoded by the coding sequence ATGTCAGATAAAACTACACATATTACGGAATATAAAGTGCTCGTCAGAGTGCTGCTGGCACTGATGTTTTTTACATTTCTTACTATCAGTATTACCTCATTTCACCTGGCAGCTTTTACAGTTACGGTAGCCCTGCTGATTGCAGGTGTAAAAGGCTTTCTGGTGCTTTCTTATTTCATGCATCTTAAATATGAAAGCATGCTGCTGCGCATTTTGGTGGGTATGATTTTCGTGCTTTTTACCCTGATAGTGCTCATTACTTTTATTGATTATTCATATAGATAA
- the coxB gene encoding cytochrome c oxidase subunit II: MFSEASNFVHGVDKAFLIILGISFFFLISLTTTMLVFVVKYNRKKNAEAVQIKDSSLLEFTWTAIPMILVLFMFYVGWEGFLPMRKAPAGAMEVKVIGRMWKWAFEYPGKKQSDTLVLPINKAVKLNLISKDVIHGLFIPAFRIKEDVVPGKNNYTWFIPGLIGEYDLLCSSYCGINHSYMSAVVKVVPEPVFTKWLAALPVKKVDDNNEGYIVLEKNGCFSCHSLEGSKLIGPSFKGIYGTTVEVITDGVKRKVVVDDDYITNSIYDPGKDVVVGFPQGLMKSYNGLVKKNDIPKITEYLKTLAPK, encoded by the coding sequence ATGTTTTCTGAAGCCTCGAATTTTGTTCACGGTGTTGACAAAGCCTTTCTGATAATCTTAGGAATATCGTTCTTTTTCCTGATTTCACTTACTACTACCATGCTCGTTTTTGTGGTAAAATACAACCGGAAAAAGAATGCTGAAGCGGTGCAGATAAAAGATAGTTCTCTGCTCGAATTTACCTGGACTGCAATACCCATGATTCTCGTACTTTTTATGTTTTATGTGGGATGGGAAGGATTTCTGCCAATGCGCAAAGCTCCTGCCGGTGCCATGGAAGTGAAGGTTATCGGGCGCATGTGGAAATGGGCATTTGAATACCCCGGCAAAAAACAATCGGATACGCTTGTATTGCCCATAAACAAAGCAGTGAAACTGAATCTCATTTCAAAGGACGTGATACACGGCTTGTTTATTCCCGCTTTCAGAATAAAAGAAGATGTTGTTCCCGGTAAAAATAATTATACTTGGTTTATTCCCGGATTAATCGGAGAATACGACTTGCTGTGTTCTTCGTACTGCGGCATAAATCATTCTTACATGTCGGCCGTAGTTAAAGTGGTGCCGGAACCTGTTTTTACAAAATGGCTGGCAGCACTGCCCGTTAAAAAGGTGGACGATAATAACGAAGGCTACATTGTTCTTGAGAAAAATGGATGTTTTTCCTGCCATTCGCTCGAAGGTTCAAAGCTGATTGGTCCTTCGTTTAAAGGCATCTACGGAACTACCGTGGAGGTTATTACTGACGGTGTCAAAAGAAAAGTAGTGGTTGATGACGATTATATCACCAACTCTATTTACGATCCGGGCAAAGATGTTGTAGTCGGCTTCCCGCAAGGATTGATGAAATCATACAACGGGCTTGTAAAGAAAAATGACATCCCGAAAATTACTGAATACCTGAAAACCTTAGCCCCGAAATAG
- a CDS encoding protoheme IX farnesyltransferase, with protein sequence MTGYIVCAGAFDFQILFLALGVFLLAGGAGALNQIQERSYDARMERTMNRPIPSGRISVANAVMVSLFFIVGGTMMLYLFFGLIPAVLGLFNILWYNLFYTNLKKVTAFAVVPGSLTGAVPALMGWAAAGGSILDSTIIFIAFFLFIWQVPHFWLLMLKYGKEYEEAGFPTINRTVSPANLRMIVFSWIIATSASSMMVPFFISDISTVLFAAIVILNILFVTTFIKLSFGKSAVINLRSSFLSLNIYMLLFMVIMAVYHLLV encoded by the coding sequence ATTACCGGATATATTGTGTGTGCCGGTGCTTTTGATTTTCAGATTCTGTTTTTGGCTCTGGGTGTGTTTCTGCTGGCCGGCGGCGCCGGTGCGTTGAACCAGATTCAGGAGCGAAGCTACGATGCCCGCATGGAAAGAACCATGAATCGCCCCATTCCGTCAGGTCGGATTTCAGTGGCGAATGCGGTCATGGTGTCTCTCTTTTTTATAGTCGGCGGCACAATGATGCTGTATCTCTTTTTCGGACTGATACCCGCTGTATTAGGCTTGTTCAATATTTTATGGTACAATTTGTTTTATACGAATCTTAAAAAAGTAACCGCCTTTGCAGTGGTTCCAGGTTCGCTTACCGGTGCTGTTCCTGCCCTTATGGGATGGGCTGCTGCAGGAGGTTCTATCCTTGATTCAACCATTATTTTCATCGCGTTTTTTCTGTTTATCTGGCAGGTTCCGCATTTTTGGCTGCTGATGCTGAAATACGGCAAAGAATATGAAGAAGCCGGATTCCCGACCATCAACCGCACAGTAAGTCCGGCCAATCTCAGAATGATTGTTTTTTCATGGATTATTGCTACCTCTGCTTCATCCATGATGGTTCCGTTTTTTATTTCCGATATTTCAACCGTTCTGTTCGCCGCTATTGTTATCCTGAATATTTTATTTGTAACCACTTTTATCAAGCTCTCGTTTGGAAAATCGGCCGTAATTAACCTTCGAAGCTCTTTCCTCAGCCTGAATATCTACATGCTCCTGTTCATGGTCATCATGGCGGTTTATCATCTTCTGGTGTAA
- a CDS encoding menaquinone biosynthesis protein, translating to MPSLKISAVSYLNTLPFIYGIKKSGFLEDYELSLDVPSICAEKVIQKKADIGLIPVGALLKIPAYRLQSDYCIGAQGKVKSVLLLSNKPLDKIKKIYLDTESRTSVALARLLAMHFWKIQPEYFYVPDGGNDRYRLLESVVVIGDKAFGLEPLYEFSYDLAAEWNRFTGLPFVFAVWASGRKLPDEQENAFAMATEYGVSCIRETIEDAYETSKISIDLDDYYRNCLSYSLDDDKKKGMNLFLEYLKKANFKQ from the coding sequence ATGCCATCCTTGAAAATCTCGGCTGTATCTTATCTGAATACGCTGCCCTTTATTTATGGAATCAAAAAAAGCGGTTTTCTGGAAGATTACGAGCTTTCGTTAGATGTTCCGTCGATATGTGCCGAAAAGGTGATTCAGAAAAAGGCCGATATCGGGCTTATTCCGGTGGGTGCGCTGTTGAAAATTCCGGCGTACCGCCTTCAAAGCGACTATTGCATCGGTGCGCAGGGAAAAGTAAAGAGTGTGTTACTGCTCAGTAATAAGCCGCTCGATAAGATAAAGAAGATTTATCTTGATACCGAATCACGCACTTCGGTAGCGCTGGCGCGCCTGCTCGCCATGCATTTCTGGAAAATTCAACCCGAATATTTTTATGTACCTGACGGCGGCAACGACCGCTACCGACTGCTCGAATCCGTTGTGGTGATTGGTGATAAAGCTTTCGGCCTTGAGCCATTGTACGAATTCTCATATGATCTGGCTGCCGAATGGAACCGTTTCACCGGACTTCCCTTTGTGTTCGCGGTGTGGGCGTCGGGGCGCAAATTGCCCGATGAGCAGGAAAATGCTTTCGCGATGGCAACAGAATACGGTGTGAGCTGCATCAGGGAAACCATTGAAGACGCATACGAAACGTCGAAAATATCCATAGACCTTGACGACTATTACCGCAATTGTCTAAGCTATTCGCTTGATGATGATAAGAAAAAAGGGATGAATCTGTTTCTTGAATATCTGAAAAAAGCCAATTTTAAGCAGTGA